The DNA region CCTCAATGGCTGCATGGGGAAGCAGCAATGGTGCCACTGGATGAAGCCTCATGGTTTCCTTCACTACCTTGTCCAAGTACTCCAACTTCTCCAAGTCTGATTCTTCCACCATTCTCTCCATGCCGACTACATTTTCTATCTCCTTCTGGACTTTCTTCATTACCTGTGGATGCTTGAGGAGTTCGGAGAGTGTCCACTCAGTCGATGTTGCTGTAGTGTCCATCGAACCTGAGAGCATGTCCTGCAACGAAATTGTTGTCCAAAATAAGCACCATTACTTGTTTCGTAGAGAACCATCGTGATTCATATTCGCAATAGAGCAATAAAAACAAGCATGTCaatatatatgaattagtatcaTATTACTTACCAACATTATAGCTTTGATATTGGAGCGTTCAATTCGGTACTCAGACTCTACTGATCCCATGAAGCCCAACATGACATCAACAAAGTCCTTAGGTCTTTCTTCGCTGGTAGACTGAAGATGCTCGTCGATGATCTTCTcaaaaaagtcatcaaacaccTTGTGAACAACCTTCATGCGCTTAGTTAACCCCTGGAGGTCAAGTGGAGCAAGAAAAGGGATGTAATCACCAAAGTTAGGGGTGGCAGCCAAATGCATGCCCTCTTGGACCACTGCCTTGAAACCCTTCTCATCCAATTCTTTGTCCTTGTACTTCTTCCCGAACACCATCAGGCAACTAATGTCTGCGCTGAGAGACGAAACCTTGGCACTGAGATTCACAGTAACACGATCACGAGCAGCCTCTTGAATAAAGTTAATCAAGAGGGCAAGCTCTTCTTTCCTCGTGGACTTGAAAGAGTTGATCTTGTGGGCGCTAAGCAATTCAAGGGTGCACATCTTACGCATGGTTCGCCAATAAGAGCCATACTCGCCAAAGGACAAATTCCTTTGTCCCCAAGAGATATGCTTTGCAGCTTCAAGTGGTGGCCTACTTGCAAAATTAAGGTCATGTGTTTTGAGAAACAGCTCAGCAGCCTGAGGGGATGAGGCAATAATGACAGGAGCAAGCCCCAAGCGCAGGTACATGATGTCGCCGTGCTTTTGGGCTAGTCGATGCAGATCCCGGTGAGGGAACTCCCCTAACATGTGCAGATTTCCGAAAAGCGGAAACCCTCTGGGACCGGGAGGCAGTCTCTTCTTTTTGTTGTTGCTTTTGGTCCATGCTTGCAGCACATAAACAAGTGCTAGCAACCCAACAATTGCACTAACCCAATCCATGGCTAACTATACAGAGCTAAGGTTTGTGTTCTCAAATGGTGGACTAGTTTAAGTGCTGGTTTAAAAGCACTGTAAATATTTATAGGGATCTCACCACTAGGTTAGTTACAATATCAATGACATGAGTAGGGGCAATTTCAATCTCTTATGTGGGGATCCAAGCGTTCCTTGGTTATTTATCCGGCACTAAAAAGGGAACTAAAAACAGCCACTTAGGTTAGCCTGGTGGTGAGTAGTGATGGGTTTGGTTTCATTCAGTTTGGGTTTTTGCCAAAGCCGCAACCGAACCAAAAATTTTGTTTCGGTACAATTAGGTTCGATTTTCTTTCGGGTTTTTTCAGTTCggatatatttttagtttggttTTGTTTAGTTCAGtttcggatttttttttctaaattttataaaacctttttttttaatatgaaatttaGAAAATGAGCTTGCATTGGTAgactaataataaaaaaatgaggaaGGTGGGAAGGTACAAGATCATATAAACAATTATATTCTATCAACAACCtcaaatgcaaaa from Malus domestica chromosome 01, GDT2T_hap1 includes:
- the LOC103420314 gene encoding cytochrome P450 71AU50-like; translated protein: MDWVSAIVGLLALVYVLQAWTKSNNKKKRLPPGPRGFPLFGNLHMLGEFPHRDLHRLAQKHGDIMYLRLGLAPVIIASSPQAAELFLKTHDLNFASRPPLEAAKHISWGQRNLSFGEYGSYWRTMRKMCTLELLSAHKINSFKSTRKEELALLINFIQEAARDRVTVNLSAKVSSLSADISCLMVFGKKYKDKELDEKGFKAVVQEGMHLAATPNFGDYIPFLAPLDLQGLTKRMKVVHKVFDDFFEKIIDEHLQSTSEERPKDFVDVMLGFMGSVESEYRIERSNIKAIMLDMLSGSMDTTATSTEWTLSELLKHPQVMKKVQKEIENVVGMERMVEESDLEKLEYLDKVVKETMRLHPVAPLLLPHAAIEDCNVNGFHIPGKSRIMINIWAIGRNPSVWTDADKFIPERFDGSNIDFRGRDFQFIPFGSGRRGCPGMQLGITMVLLLVAQLVHCFDWELPNNMLPTELDMTEEFGLTVPRANHLLALPTYRLRQRQQ